From Chryseobacterium shandongense, the proteins below share one genomic window:
- a CDS encoding heme-binding domain-containing protein, whose product MKKVLTVVLVAFIIIQFFPIDKTNPAPTPGMDFLKIKNTSPEIANLIKTSCYDCHSNETVYPWYSSIAPASWIMKNHIDEGRKALNFSTFAMYEQKDQAHKLHECTEMVESREMPLDSYFLGHQNAKLSDEQRKILIDYFKREKQETERKMLY is encoded by the coding sequence ATGAAAAAAGTTTTAACAGTTGTTCTGGTAGCATTTATTATTATTCAGTTTTTTCCGATTGATAAAACAAATCCTGCACCTACTCCAGGAATGGATTTTTTAAAAATCAAAAATACTTCACCTGAAATTGCCAACCTCATAAAGACTTCATGCTATGACTGCCACTCTAATGAAACAGTTTATCCATGGTATTCTAGTATAGCACCTGCATCGTGGATTATGAAAAACCATATTGATGAAGGGCGCAAAGCGCTTAATTTTTCAACATTTGCCATGTATGAGCAAAAAGATCAGGCACATAAATTGCACGAATGTACAGAAATGGTTGAAAGCAGAGAAATGCCACTTGATTCCTATTTTTTAGGGCATCAAAACGCAAAATTGAGCGACGAGCAGAGAAAGATTCTGATAGATTATTTTAAGCGAGAGAAACAGGAAACGGAAAGAAAAATGCTTTATTAA
- a CDS encoding thiol-disulfide oxidoreductase DCC family protein, with amino-acid sequence MDENWQNKHLIFFDGDCGICNFWVQWILERDKKDQFMFASLQSDFGQKFLVERGLNTKVFNTLYLWKPGQYYLEKSKAVLKIANLIGGIYRFSVLGKIIPFYLSDKLYDIVSKNRMKIANQKCYLPTPHQRAKFIDV; translated from the coding sequence ATGGATGAAAACTGGCAAAACAAACACCTTATATTTTTTGACGGCGACTGCGGAATCTGCAACTTTTGGGTACAATGGATTCTTGAAAGAGATAAAAAAGACCAGTTTATGTTTGCTTCCCTGCAATCTGATTTTGGTCAAAAATTTTTAGTTGAAAGAGGGCTGAATACAAAAGTTTTTAACACCTTGTATTTATGGAAGCCCGGCCAATATTATCTAGAGAAATCTAAAGCGGTTTTAAAGATCGCTAATCTTATCGGAGGGATTTACAGATTTTCTGTTTTAGGAAAAATTATCCCTTTTTATTTAAGCGATAAATTGTATGATATAGTTTCTAAAAACAGGATGAAAATTGCCAACCAGAAATGCTATTTACCGACTCCGCATCAGAGGGCAAAATTTATTGACGTTTAA